From the Schistocerca piceifrons isolate TAMUIC-IGC-003096 chromosome 2, iqSchPice1.1, whole genome shotgun sequence genome, the window CACTTGTAAACCATCAACTGCAAAATGATAAAAGCATCTTATTTCATATATGTGTAGTTCTCGTACACACCTTATCAGGTAGAAAAAGTCCTGGAAATTTACTTGCAGTCCAAAATTTTTCTTCGCTTTTCCTTTTCAtaccttttctgaaaatattgataaatacaatatattgagcattatttctgtttatttgcagtgtacgtAACTTACAAAGGACGTGGTGCCACGACACTCCCATTGTCGTTGTTTACTCTCTCCGCTATGTCAATCGCTGCCTGTAAAGTGCACTAACATAAATGGGTCATGCCTTGCTCGACTCGTGCCAGAAATACtgtttttttctaaacgcttggacATCTGGATCTCCCtcatctgtcactttcatttctggccaagacctgCGTACACCATTTTTTGGACAACTCTGGAGCCAATAGAAGTAGAGATTGTACGAATGTGGAAATTAACAGATACATTATAATCATTTTTATAACTGCGAGGCGTATACTTGTAACGCATTCGTGAAGCTGGCTACACCACAATAGTAAATGGTGAAAGTCAGCTCTAATATTGCTAGGCAATGTATAAACGTTGTCGGACTTGAGGGATTTGGAAGTCCAGTGTATTAACACAACGCTCTCGTAGTGCGTGCAGTAGCCACGTTCAGTTAGGAAGCAGCGCCTTACCGCGTTCTCCTTGTTCCCACAGTTCCTGGCCGTGGCCGTAGCGGCGGTGATGGCAGACGTCAAGCCCATCGAGGTCCTGTCACGAGAGGAGGTCCGCGACGCGAGCGGCCAGTACTCTCTCACGTAAGTACAGCGCACTTCGCCTGCAGCCGCCATGAAACTCGAACCATTAATGCCCTTTAAATGTAAGTCATCTCTCTTGGACATGTCTTgatagacaccccccccccccccccccccgatctacCAGTGCCATAGTACTCGTTGTGCGAATTCTGATTGGTGAcgataaaaattaaattcattctCGCCTCTTTCCTTTCTTGTTAGCATCCTAATGTAAACGGTATATTAGACGGAACATTTAAATTGAACAACAAGTCGAAAGATAATTAAAAATCTACTCAAAGAGGGGTTAAAGGGGTGTCATCCACGCAGATATTTACCTCGTTGGCACATTGTTCTATCGTTCATTATTAATGCTCGATATTCTTCAGATGGAAGACGAATATTTTGAAAGCTTGAAATCATTGTTACAAAAAAAGTGTAACAAAATGCCTTACGTCTCACTTTACCAAAAAATTCTTTTCTGTTCTCATAATTAATTATGTGAAGTAGTACTCCCTTTCACAATTCTTTAGGTCCAGTCCTTTTCTGTAAGACACATAATAACTTTACTTCAGCATTACACTAAATCCGCAGTTCTGTGCCACCAAATACCTCTAACCTCATTACATTTCTTAGATTTTTTTTAGGATACACCAATCCTGCGAATATGTCCTCAAGCCTACCATTTATCGTCAACACGTCTACCATAATAAGCGGACCACATGTTTCCTTTAGTTGTGTTGACATCGAACGCCACTTCGTGTTTCAGATTCCATGAACAAGACAATTTCCTTTCATTGTTTGCTGACGGAAGGCTCACGTCTCACCGTAGGAGTCCTTTGCTAAAGAATTAGTTGTAGACTTACCGTAATGTATTTATCGTTCTCAGAAACTAATTCACATTGTATATCACTAATTTTCATGACGTAACAGCAGGGGAAGCTTTCAAATTTCATGCTGTATCTATTCTGTTAACACAATGACATCGTATTTAAATACCCTTCCTCACTGTGTAGTGAAATCAAATTTCATATGAATCAGATGGTATGATTGTTTTACATATGAGCTAGTGTGATAGTTGGGTGTGGTGAAGTTGAAAACAGTCTTCCAAATGTAGAGCAAAACTAAACttttttcagttcatttttttttcctcttaagTAGCACAAAACACACCTCTTATGACTTTTTCCCTTTTCAGTTGGGGCTATGAGCATCGGGAAATAAGCTCATGTTTTTGTCTAAAGTCTCTCTCATAAGGTTGGAACTCACTGATGGGCGCCTGAGAACAAAGTACAAGGGAAGCTGTGCGCTAACTTCCAGTTGCTATGCGAAGCTAGTTGTAAAGTTGGTTAGTAGCTTCTTTTTTCATTCCACTGATCTTACGATACACTGTGAAGGTGCTGGAAACACACATATCAGTAAGATTAAAGAATTATTACTATAGCCCTTCACTAGGCATCCCATGATTAGTCAGAGAGCAGTCATCTGCTATTGAATGTCTACGCCACTCATTCCCTTCTGATATTCTAAGGCACTCTGGACTATTCCTTGCGATTCACCAGAGTCTGTATCAGTGAAAACCATTCACTTACTACACTATCACTGCTTAAAACCCTATCAAAAATCTTCTGTAAATCCTTCTTAACATCACCAAGAACTAGTCTCTTCGCGATGTTGATTGTTTACTAAACTCAGTTACCACGCGACACACATGACCTGCGCTTCGTATTAGAATATTAGAATACATTTAGAGCCATCTATTAGCTAAGAATAGAACACAATCCATTCATAAATTGAAGGGCGCATTTCCCAGGTGAGCTCATCATACACGATTTACACAGTATATGAACTTCATGCGACTACAGCTCGTCGTTTGATGTGACTGGGTTAAGACGATGGATGAGGCTTGGGTGTAAGCTTCAGTGAAAATTGTCATGGTTAGAGAATGCAGTAGTTCAGCTCTGGAAGGACTGGGAAAGGATCCAGCCTCCAATTAAAAAGGGAATCCACATCTCAATGGGAACGACCAGAAGGCGTTTGAATCCTACTGTTGCAGAATAGTCATTGTTTTGATGGAGTTGACAAATTGCTTGACTGAAAAAGAACTTTGTCAATCTGTGTTCTGGTTTTTATTGGCAGGTACCAGACGGCCAACGGCATCACGGTGGTGGAGCACGGCGAGCTGAAGCCCACCCCTGACGGCAAGGACCACGTCCTGATCAAGAGCGGCCAGTACCAGTACACCAGCCCCGAGGGCAAGACCGTCGACATCAAGTACAAGGCCGACGAGTTCGGCTACGTCGCCACCGGAGACGCCATCCCCGTCGCACCCGTCGCCTAAACAGAATGGCGCGACCCTGTAACAACACTCAAAAAATAAAACCACCTTACTGATTATTTTGGTTCGCATTCATTTCTCCCTCAGAACCTGTGTATATGCACTACATATAAAATGTCATACTGTTTTTCATGGTCTAAGTATTGAGGCTCTTTCTTTACAGGAAGTTAATTTTGTTTTCTCGTCTCAAACGGTTTGCTGGTTACATAAAGTATGTGTCTATTGTCCCATTGCTTGACCATCCTATACATAGCTTTCAACGAACTTCATTACTCGTTTCTATATTCTATACTGCTATCATAATTTTGGAACAGTCAATGGTAGGTTTCATCAGTGGGCCCAAAACAAAAGCATATTTTAAACAGGTTAATCACGTCTTTTAGTCACTTTAACAACAAAGTGCTTTTTAATgttatcgcataaatatttcttcatttagcAAAAAAATGTGTCTGACTCTAGTAACTGATGGCTGTACAGCCTACAGCAGATGCCCGCTAGCCTAGTGACAAGACTGGGAAACTTCACGAAAAGACGATTCGATTTACAGCTCAGCATAAGCGCTTGTTCCATTACTTGATGGAGAAATACATCTATGGTAGAGGCAGGTGACCATTCAGATATGGCacaattttgaaatatagaaaggttTTGATGGCACAATTCATTAACCTTTACGAGTTTCAAATTTTCAACACAGTGAAGCCATGGAATAAAGTATAGAAACAAATGAACGATGTATAATATGCAAATTAGCGATATGTAATAGCATGTACATATTTGTTATATATAAATAGGAAGCCAACCAGTACTGACAGGTACAGGTACATGTCTCCTCCCATCATCACCCTATGCAGAAGAAATCCGCCATGGACTCTTTAACCAAGAGGGCTCACAAGATCAACGATAAGGAACATCTAAAGGGTGAAGTGCAAAACCTCAAGTCCATTATTGGTGCCAATGGTTATGGAACGAAAGTAACAGACAAAACTATGGCGACAAAGAGTGAAAGCAATACAGGAGagcaaaagaaaacacaaaatatagTTCTATTGCCTATGTTCAAGGTGTGACTGAACGGGTGGGCCAAATTCTCCGCCGAGCAGGCATCAAGCCCATTTTTcgaagcagcaacagaataaaagGTGTTCTTCGCATAACGGAAGATAcagttgacaaactacatgctGCTGGAGTTTACGAAATCAGGTGCGAATGTGGATTAGTGTATGTAGACGAGACGGGGTGACCCATCAGCACACGGATATCTTAACACGACAGATATATCCGACTAAGACAACACACCaagtcagcggtggcagaacaccaggatgagtgcggCAGACAAATTGATTTTGGTGAAGCACGCTTATTGGCGAAACAGCCTTTACTTTCAGGAGGGAGattagagaagcaatagaaatagccaagcgatcggccaacatgaacagagaagacggcTACCGACTTCCGACGTCTTGGCTGCTAGCAATAACTGCGCTACAGGACGACAGCTCACGTGAAGCAACACATGAGGGTGCGCAGAAGACCGTAGCGGCCGCAGGTACATAAAGTACCGGCGCGCCTCGGCCGGCGcaagaaagcaggaaaacaacacCACGTCACAGATGCCGCTGGTTTGCCATTCGCCGATTACCACCAATCACAAGCAATAATGCAAACACCAATCGGAACGTCggttttccaccaatgaaaagaaataataaaaacaccaattaAGACTTCTAACAACTTTCCCTttcatccttaacagcctatcagaattagataacacccatttctgcaggtatataagaaacaaagttttctcattcatcactaaacaaaaacaccctgaagaaggtcgcttgtAACAGGGACTGAAACGTCGGTAgttatatatatattgacaatgcggtcacaaacgcagataaaaattattgaatatttgtTATAGATAGTTGCTGTGTACATTTTTCCACAGCTTCAGTCTGGTCATGAAATTTTGATACGCGTAAAgcttaataaagaattgtgcgatCAAGACCTTTCCATGTTTCAAAGTTTTGGGATGTCCATCTGTATCAAGACAACCACTGTCAATCCTAAGCCAACCATAGACACCcacaaagaaaaagttaaaaagtatTGTAGTGATTTTTATAATCCGAGCAGATTTCCAAAATATTTTGAGAGCATCTGAGAGTGCATCTTGATTCTGAGGAGAATGTTGTTTATGAGACAGCTGCACTGCAACTGATCATAATAGTACAGAATGCGACAAGGTAGTTTCActcatttaaatatgttaactaCGCAGAGGGAGACTGCACAAGTATTAGTGTTACTGTTCGTTTCGATATGAATAAAAGTGACAAGGTTAAGTTTGTGGAGTATGTGATGCTAATTTCCAACATGAAATTTATTTGTCTCGATGGCACAGTTATAACATGATTGCTCAAGCAATCGTCTTAAAGTctaaaacaagtagaaaaagtTTTGTTCGTAAAAAGTTGTACCTGCTTACAATATAGGCTATATTGCATATAAAAATAGAAAGTGACAAAGAACATACCATTAAAATTTCTCTTCAGTGCACACCAGTAgctggccggagcggccgagcggttcttggcgctccagtctgaccgctacggtcgcaggttcgaatcctgcctcgggcatggatgcgtgtgatgtccttagattagttaggtttaagtagttctaagttctacgggcctgatgacctcagaagttaagtcccattgtgctcagagccatttttcttttttttttttttttttttttttttgcacgtcaGGAGTAAGTCACATGTAGTACAATCACCTACTGTGTCTTTAAAACCACTGGTGTTGTATGATGCTATTATTTAAGATGGAGACAAATGCACATCTCCTAGAGAGAACAAAGGTGTGCACAATACATTATTAAATTTATCGCATAACATCTTAATTAACAAAAAAACTGGATGTTGGACATTTAATTGAAGGTAGCAAAAGAATTCCACGACATGTAATAACAAAATACTATGTAATATAACAAATAAACGAAAGTACAAAAGGGCCGACAGGGAACGTTGCACCGCCGAGAAGTTCATTGCAGCCAGCAGGAATCGTTTCCACTACAAGGTCTAATTTCTTGTTGTCTTTGGTCGTCGATGTGTATGGAAGAGCGCAGATGGGTCGTGTGAAAGTGGTCTCGTTGTGTTGTTGGTTTCACACGAGGCAGTAAGCgtcaaaatcagttttgtttctgTATATTATTGCACCATATTTTAACACAAGACCTCAAAATATCAGATCCCTAAACCAGTTCACCAAAAATGAGAAATACTCATTCTGAATAAACTCGCACTGTTCGTTTGAAATATATTTTGaagagcacttttttttttctaaatatttcagTTCCCCGTAGCACATCGACATATCGATAGTCATGTAGCACTTACATTTCCtgtgttttatgtttgttgtgGAGTGCTGGATTTTAAAATCAGGCAAAATCGTTTTCGACAAACTCCAGTAGTGAGCATAGTCACTTCCTGTTCCACGCTCTTCGGAAAACTGATCGGATACAGCTCGATTGCAGCGAGACTTGGAAATAGCGATATGGATCCAAACTGCCCGCAGACGTCTTCACTAAGTGGCTTCCATGCATGTACGTTCATTCTGTGTACTGTGGAGATATGGACTTTCATGTCATTTCTAATAACTAGATAGTAAACACGTGTTCCGTCCAATAATTTTGTCCCCCTGCCGTATTGTGTTACCATTGTCATTCACCCTTTTTCGTGGAAGACAGTACTCATCTCCAAAGAGCCTCCTTGCTGTATGACAGGATACCAGATGAGGCTTCAGTCCAATGTCATTGTAGCGAACTCTCCGAACTTGGATCCTACAGACACGTATGTACCTCAATTGGAAGGCCTACTGCAACTACCCAGCATCTCCATAACTACTTACGATTCCATCTATTTCCGAGCTATTGTATTGGGGCAAAAACAGTACTCCAGACCCtttatttgaaattattatcaTATTATATAGGCTAACGTAATGATTAAGatattatttttacataaattgTAGTATTTCATATTACCTCTTAATTTATAACTAGTTCGTCTGCAATGTTAATTAATTTGGAATTACTCATGTGTAAAAGTCCACTGGTCCATAAAGGGAAGAAAGAAACGCGATGCCACGAAAAGAAAACCTGACAACACCAATGACGTCAACATTGATTTAGCTATTTTACTGGTTGTTTAGCTCCATGACTGTGGATTACATTGCTTTACGAAATTCAGTGACCAGCCGCCTTTTTATACGTTTTTACTTATACCAATTCCCGTTTCGGGTCTTTGCCCACCTTCATTTGGCGTAATACAGATTTAAATCGTCAGTTGccacattattaaaaatattgacTCCAATTTTGATGCTGCAGCTGCGGTGtgcaaaataaaaaattagctAAATACATTTCACGAGTTGTATATTTACAACATCGTACTAGTTAGATGTATTCACTTTCTGTTCTACTTATTGCTGCTCCAATTTTCTGCATTAATATATGTGGCATTAACACTTTTTCTTTGTATGTTGCACAAAAACAGTGCAGTATCCATTATGTTGTCGGCTGACATTTTTCCTGAGATCGGAAACTTAAGTGTATGGTTAAAATTACATTTGCTTTAGGGTTCTGAAAGTACTGATGTAGTCAGCTGGGTATACACACTATAGCAGAAAAAAAGACGACGCACCACGGatcaattatccgaatgggacggatatcggGAGATATGATCCACacgtacagaaaaataaatgattagaatttcagagaaatcggatgatttattcaagagaaagagtttctcaGATTGAGCAAGATAGTGACGCGCTGGTCCGCACCTGACACTCATGCATACAGtcgttcggcttggcactgattgctaGAGTTTCtttctcctgaaggatatcgtgccaaattctgtccagttggcgcatcTGATCGACAAGTTCCCGATCTgaagctgaagagtcgttgagctccaacagcggagaaacgaaacagtcacataattaattgttcttgagagaactgagagggcattgtagaATATACGCTGCTctatctatgcacgtgtatatcaccatatttccagactagggatgagtgcatgttttctcacctaacgagaaacatagaacAGCATCTGCTGATAaattcagtaaagattttgattagcttttttatAGGATAGGATGAGAGCAGCCCTGCAGccaacagctcatcgcagctaaggtaaatgtcgctagcagaggcataaacttgttggttcaccagtttgcatccactgtgaacacgagcaaccttgagtaatcttttgctcatcttgtcacacaAACTAACCATCccctgtagacttgattgtcatcctaaatagtaccgaacttagaaccggaatcggatgatttgtcgtaatattggccaacttcaaacTCTTAGAGacccttctatttaaatttgacaTTGTTGTGTTCAGTATAATTTCGGCTAAACAGAACAtaatgcgttatcttgacaactgtcctaacattgtcatgtCACATCCTATGTAAATTctctttgacaataattctgaaattaaacaaacTGAGAACAGCTAAACACGAAtaatgcgttatcttgacaactgtcctaacattgtcatgtCACATCCTATGTAAATTctctttgacaataattctgaaattaaacaaacTGAGAACAGCTAAACACGAATTTGCTCTGTCCTAGAATAggggtccactcctaaccccaaTCACTGATTCTAGAAACGCTaatgcactcacagggtgttttcgCTGAAGTCTGACAAACGTGAAaaggatgtgatgatgatgat encodes:
- the LOC124777958 gene encoding larval cuticle protein 16/17-like → MKVALVFLAVAVAAVMADVKPIEVLSREEVRDASGQYSLTYQTANGITVVEHGELKPTPDGKDHVLIKSGQYQYTSPEGKTVDIKYKADEFGYVATGDAIPVAPVA